aaattatataactcacatttatatatgtaaaatgtgaaataattatataaggaaaaaataattttttttttataaaaaataaaaaaaaatattaattatttatttctatgttcaattttaattttaatttattaagattttaaattaatttttttttttttattagatgtattttatttataaatataaacattacCATTCAGCAATATAAagaactatatatatttacaaattaCACATATTCTATAATTTACAATAGGAGTAACATTAAAAggaatattaataaaattttaaaaaaattgttttatattcatatataattcacacgaaatttataaaataacataattttttggtatatttaataaaaaaaaaaaaaatatatttatattacatctTAGAGGACataaattgtttttttaaaaagattttttatatataaaaaaaattatttcttaataAGCCTCAacctttttaataatacatatacaaattttttaaatatttttttcctttatagTTTACAcaagtacatatatattatattacatctataaatataatagcatttatattaaaaatgatatcttataatttaaaattaattatattttcaatcGTATTAGGAGCATTAACCTTATTTTATAATgtgagaaataaaaaaatgacaaaatatatatatatatatatatatatatatatatatgtatacgaTTCAAAACTacctttttttatcatatattttaatatttttatttatcatttccatatttttttttttttattttattttattggatttttttctttttatacatttttagaATGACTGTCATggattatatacaaatataaaatataaaaatatcgtGTTAGGGCAAAAAACACTTAGGTCCTTAGCAGAATCTTCACATGAACTTACAGCAAATGATAAgcatgaaaataatgaattagGCGAATATGCAAATACGaatg
This is a stretch of genomic DNA from Plasmodium sp. gorilla clade G2 genome assembly, contig: PADLG01_00_22, whole genome shotgun sequence. It encodes these proteins:
- a CDS encoding stevor PIR protein, putative; this encodes MISYNLKLIIFSIVLGALTLFYNNDCHGLYTNIKYKNIVLGQKTLRSLAESSHELTANDKHENNELGEYANTNERKYKKEKYPKDDAKKKKKNSTNNK